Proteins from a genomic interval of Amycolatopsis sp. cg13:
- a CDS encoding YccF domain-containing protein: MRLILNVIWLVLAGFWMALGYLLAGVICCVLIVTIPFGIASFRIANYALWPFGRTVVDRREAGVGSFVGNVIWFLVAGLWLSIGHLVTGVLQCVTIIGIPLGLANFKMIPISLMPLGKEIVDA; this comes from the coding sequence ATGCGACTGATTCTCAACGTGATCTGGCTGGTCCTCGCCGGTTTCTGGATGGCGCTGGGCTACCTGCTGGCCGGGGTCATCTGCTGCGTCCTGATCGTCACGATCCCGTTCGGCATCGCGTCGTTCCGGATCGCGAACTACGCGCTGTGGCCGTTCGGCCGGACGGTGGTCGACCGGCGCGAGGCCGGGGTCGGCTCGTTCGTCGGCAACGTGATCTGGTTCCTGGTCGCCGGGCTGTGGCTCAGCATCGGCCACCTGGTCACCGGGGTGCTGCAGTGCGTCACGATCATCGGCATCCCGCTGGGACTGGCCAACTTCAAGATGATCCCGATCTCGCTGATGCCGCTGGGCAAGGAGATCGTGGACGCGTGA
- a CDS encoding AMP-binding protein, with protein sequence MPDAPALPSYASGTSSVPLLGDTIGDNFDRTVAAFGDRDALVDREAGARWTYRELAAEVDTLAHGLLASGIGKGDRVGIWSPNRAEWTFLQYATAKIGAILVNINPAYRSHELQYVLNQAGIRMLVAADKFKTSDYAAMIEEVRPNCPGVEAVVLLGTSSWTALMDSGRGGDPARLAQLQAGLSADDPINIQYTSGTTGFPKGATLSHHNILNNGYFVGELCNYTEQDRVCIPVPFYHCFGMVMGNLACTSHGSCMVIPAPAFDPKATLAAVAAERCTSLYGVPTMFIAELNHPEFETFDLGSLRTGIMAGSPCPVEVMKQVIDRMGMTEVSICYGMTETSPVSTQTRADDSVERRVSTVGRVGPHLESKVVDPETGLTVPRGTPGELCTRGYSVMLGYWEEPEKTAEAIDEARWMHTGDLAIMDDEGYLNITGRIKDMVIRGGENIYPREIEEFLYTHPDVLDAQVIGVPDVKYGEELMAWIRMREGAEALTAEAVREFCQGKLAHYKIPRYIHVVEEFPMTVTGKVRKVEMRQQSVTLLGLEQAASQKHA encoded by the coding sequence ATGCCTGACGCGCCTGCACTGCCGAGTTACGCCTCCGGGACCTCCAGCGTCCCCCTGCTCGGCGACACGATCGGGGACAATTTCGACCGCACCGTGGCCGCGTTCGGCGACCGGGACGCACTCGTCGACCGTGAGGCAGGCGCCCGCTGGACCTACCGCGAACTCGCCGCCGAGGTCGACACTCTCGCGCACGGGCTGCTCGCGTCCGGCATCGGCAAGGGCGACCGGGTCGGCATCTGGTCGCCGAACCGGGCGGAATGGACGTTCCTCCAATACGCGACGGCGAAAATCGGCGCGATCCTGGTCAACATCAACCCGGCCTACCGTTCGCACGAATTGCAGTACGTGCTCAACCAGGCGGGCATCCGGATGCTCGTGGCGGCGGACAAGTTCAAGACGTCCGACTACGCCGCGATGATCGAGGAGGTGCGGCCGAACTGCCCCGGCGTCGAGGCCGTGGTGCTGCTGGGCACTTCCTCGTGGACCGCACTGATGGATTCCGGCCGCGGCGGCGACCCGGCGAGGCTCGCGCAACTGCAGGCCGGGCTGTCCGCGGACGATCCGATCAACATCCAGTACACGAGCGGCACCACCGGATTCCCCAAGGGCGCGACGCTCAGCCACCACAACATCCTCAACAACGGCTATTTCGTCGGCGAGCTGTGCAATTACACCGAGCAGGACCGGGTCTGCATTCCGGTGCCCTTCTATCACTGCTTCGGCATGGTGATGGGCAATCTCGCGTGCACCAGCCACGGTTCGTGCATGGTCATCCCGGCCCCGGCGTTCGACCCGAAGGCGACGCTCGCCGCGGTCGCCGCCGAACGCTGCACGTCGCTCTACGGCGTGCCGACGATGTTCATCGCCGAGCTGAACCATCCGGAGTTCGAGACGTTCGACCTCGGCTCGCTGCGCACCGGCATCATGGCCGGATCGCCTTGTCCGGTCGAGGTGATGAAGCAGGTCATCGACCGGATGGGGATGACTGAAGTGTCCATTTGCTACGGCATGACCGAGACGTCGCCGGTGTCCACGCAGACCCGCGCCGACGATTCGGTGGAGCGCCGGGTGTCCACTGTGGGCCGCGTGGGCCCGCATCTGGAGTCCAAAGTGGTCGATCCGGAAACCGGGCTGACCGTGCCGCGCGGCACTCCGGGCGAACTGTGCACCCGCGGCTATTCGGTGATGCTCGGCTATTGGGAGGAACCGGAAAAGACCGCCGAGGCGATCGACGAGGCGCGCTGGATGCACACCGGCGACCTCGCGATCATGGACGACGAGGGCTACCTCAATATCACCGGCCGGATCAAGGACATGGTGATCCGCGGCGGCGAGAACATTTACCCGCGCGAGATCGAGGAATTCCTCTACACGCACCCGGATGTGCTGGACGCACAGGTGATCGGCGTGCCGGACGTCAAGTACGGCGAGGAATTGATGGCCTGGATCCGGATGCGCGAGGGCGCGGAAGCGCTGACCGCGGAAGCGGTGCGCGAGTTCTGCCAGGGCAAGCTGGCGCATTACAAGATCCCGCGTTATATCCACGTGGTGGAGGAATTCCCGATGACGGTGACCGGGAAGGTGCGGAAGGTGGAAATGCGCCAGCAGTCGGTGACTTTGCTCGGGCTGGAGCAGGCGGCGTCGCAGAAGCACGCGTGA
- a CDS encoding PhzF family phenazine biosynthesis protein yields the protein MDPSAQNEFHLVDAFTDQAFAGNPAGVVVLEQPADARWMQQVAAEMKHSETAFVVNTGEGAKSLRWFTPTDEVSLCGHATIAVTHVLGGHQVYDTLSGQLTCTKVDGWIELDFPADPPVETGEDLTHILDLPAKFTGRARENLFVVLESAEAVRTAQPDLDALRATWTGRLIITAQGDDFVSRFFGPGVGVDEDPVTGSAHCSLAPYWAGQLGKTTLVGQQISARGGTVRTEVRGDRVLLRGQAVTVASGELYV from the coding sequence ATGGACCCGAGTGCCCAGAACGAATTCCACCTCGTCGACGCCTTCACCGACCAAGCCTTCGCCGGCAATCCGGCGGGCGTCGTCGTGCTCGAACAGCCCGCGGACGCCAGGTGGATGCAGCAGGTCGCGGCGGAGATGAAGCACTCCGAGACCGCCTTCGTCGTCAACACCGGCGAAGGAGCGAAATCGCTCCGCTGGTTCACGCCGACCGACGAGGTCTCGCTCTGCGGGCACGCCACCATCGCGGTCACGCATGTCCTTGGCGGACACCAGGTTTACGACACTCTCAGCGGCCAGCTGACCTGCACCAAGGTCGACGGATGGATCGAGCTGGACTTCCCCGCCGACCCGCCCGTCGAGACCGGCGAAGACCTCACCCACATCCTCGACCTGCCCGCGAAATTCACCGGGCGAGCGCGCGAGAACCTCTTCGTGGTGCTCGAAAGCGCCGAAGCGGTCCGAACCGCGCAGCCAGACCTCGACGCCCTCCGCGCCACCTGGACCGGACGGCTCATCATCACCGCGCAGGGCGACGACTTCGTCAGCCGGTTCTTCGGCCCCGGCGTAGGCGTCGACGAGGACCCCGTCACCGGCTCCGCGCACTGCTCGCTGGCCCCGTACTGGGCCGGGCAGCTGGGCAAGACCACTCTCGTCGGACAGCAGATCTCCGCGCGGGGCGGAACCGTGCGCACCGAAGTCCGAGGCGACCGCGTACTGCTGCGCGGACAGGCCGTCACCGTAGCGAGCGGGGAGTTGTACGTCTGA
- a CDS encoding ESX secretion-associated protein EspG — translation MHEGTGTLPEEFSLGWTETDVAVRRTGLPASWHPFEIRSAGATMTEHNRLAEEAWTALRGRGLADAEKLDRDVEATLRAWTRPDVLIIVRAAELPSETVLYRACIGEGLGVFSEQVDDGLRFRQVRPERLVDLVLSMFPPYPALPVPPVAITQAPAPKRNAPAPAPSRQDRDALAGYSQWPLHRHGTVELSLRPGQGTLRPISTATFVDTDGGRYLTFSEPLAGGGFRLHFTPSTGTHLRKWLLETIEEGVR, via the coding sequence GTGCACGAGGGGACTGGGACGTTGCCAGAGGAATTTTCCCTGGGCTGGACCGAGACCGACGTGGCGGTGCGGCGCACCGGGCTGCCCGCGTCGTGGCATCCGTTCGAGATCCGCAGCGCGGGCGCGACGATGACCGAGCACAACCGGCTGGCCGAGGAGGCGTGGACCGCGCTGCGCGGCCGGGGCCTCGCCGACGCGGAGAAACTCGACCGGGACGTCGAAGCGACCCTGCGCGCCTGGACGAGGCCGGACGTGCTGATCATCGTGCGCGCGGCCGAACTGCCGTCCGAGACGGTGTTGTACCGCGCGTGCATCGGCGAGGGTCTCGGCGTGTTCTCGGAGCAGGTCGACGACGGCCTCCGCTTCCGGCAGGTCCGGCCGGAGCGGCTGGTGGATCTGGTGCTGAGCATGTTCCCGCCGTATCCGGCGCTGCCCGTTCCCCCGGTCGCGATCACCCAAGCCCCGGCGCCGAAACGCAACGCCCCGGCTCCGGCCCCCTCGCGCCAGGACCGCGACGCGCTGGCGGGGTACTCGCAGTGGCCGCTGCACCGGCACGGAACCGTGGAACTTTCGCTGCGGCCAGGACAAGGCACGCTGCGCCCGATCTCGACGGCGACGTTCGTGGACACCGACGGCGGGCGGTACCTGACGTTTTCGGAACCATTGGCCGGCGGCGGCTTCCGGCTGCACTTCACGCCTTCTACGGGCACACACCTGCGGAAATGGCTGCTGGAGACCATCGAAGAGGGCGTGCGCTGA